The following are from one region of the Epinephelus fuscoguttatus linkage group LG11, E.fuscoguttatus.final_Chr_v1 genome:
- the ylpm1 gene encoding YLP motif-containing protein 1 isoform X4: MFPSWGGYGAPPSQNFGGPGPRKQPGGGHAGPTTGFGGFEATSSGGSMFSSLQEQHLQQMQQLQMLHQKQLQSVLQHGSNDNAYGGGHPGGYSGPSWHPDGGAGPPPYYMQDETPAQLNRGPPAPPAGHPQPPPLPPQPQPSDPQPLPPPPEPPTSKPPENNSAPKAKEVIKKDPPTVEEDNSLPLQEQQQLWYKQHLQNLQKLKQEKAKQNQKDSDGPVPPPPQSQAVPPLPPSEPPKGAPPPPPPKEEPPAPPPPPEDTKPEVPQDPEEAARLQQLQAAAAQWQKVQQQRAGLQYQALMQQHEKLQQILEKYQQLIQQPTNLQSMSPEMQLRHYEMQQQQFTPLFGDWDRSFALWYEQFQTYPHKDQLQDYERQWKQWQEQMNATNAHLQERVATLTAMVPFASSQYSSGMMGQFGQYPGQDMHMQQQSASLGVQHSPVGVGPNAQGPRSAGFGPHSEPPAGPPVRGVGPAAMGVRPPVPPTIQPPSVNSIRGPRPAGPTGNNAGFDGPPRFDQPQQRFDAPPRFDQPQQRFDAPPRFDQPQNRFEGPPRFDQPQQRFDGPPRFDQPQQRFDGPPRFNQPQQRFDGPPRFDQPRHRFDGPPRFDQPRQRFDGPPRFDQPRFGGQPRFEQPQRLPVPQPLTERPPVPQQKQQQGPQPKAQLAPKPPASMDSKTPGKAAGPPQSEKEKVKSESGGKASADDLTDDNLLGAEGFFVQDDPIPQTLQTKPEESDDKNASINTEKPKPGTDKPPVTAPSTVVSKNTAPQNSHKPEGPLTNNKPQLLPKPAGIQQDPQDSVHMQSRPDPTRPPPGRGRGQPPVPVQMPGRGRGQRGCEDFRGPNTMPHEEDMEEMSYDYMPPEENLEMQEEEEDYHWHDPSYEECGDEESEVPPEEMWTSDGHHYSTEEEYYEEPIGGPPMGRVGPPMMRGGPHMGRGGPPMGRGGPPMGRGGPPMGRGGPPMGRGGPPMGRGGPPMGRGGPPMGRGGPPMGRGGPPMGRGGPPMGRGGPPMGRGGPPMGRGGPPMGRGGPPMGRGGPPMGRGGPPMGRGEPVEMHWEEPESAEYSEEGDPYWGEGRPPMRGMRPPFPSGRGRPPPGHPGFMHPGRGRPPHPAHGPMDHESLGHGIEMDDTEMDPEGYHGHDPHSHPMHPDAGRGRRRVPPPHEMMDPMEEPLYDEGMERELEWQPPHGRGRPLPPHEMMDSGGMRRRPMGRGMARGMWRPGPTHEEYEERHSEGFVADYGHGEEGYRWRPPRDYPPDDFRHEGKYYESEWDSERPPPERDYPPRMPPPEPYRDGHWPEERERGRPYPYDEHDRERGELRICEYRDEPPYRQEEPPYPPPAPPSEWDRPSRIPLPPERGYSADYEDRRAHYDERKEEPPLDIRTPLPPTVPVTNPPESSVDPTSQGPSGNVLALSQRQHEIILKAAQELKLIRELQEGKTPGAEPQSAPPDILSELPAGLLGLEIPPDVRNVLKGIGTTAQTAVTEPVSWDPKPAATDYQPSLSVSTTPLIPKTVDYGHGHEPGATVERISYGERIILRPDPVTSDRGYEKEPLRDPYGRDPYYERRSDPYLDRRDYSRERELYREKPPEYERERERYERERYPPRDRDDSTQSMVEERSPLVPSSRSGYRDRERELRERDRSGSRDRDEHYGRPGYDRPPYERSGLDRGVPERYGHSSSPYIDRRSYQDDRGPPPAPALPPPPQPPPRVEKKPEIKNIDDILKPPGRSSRPERIVIIMRGLPGSGKSHVAKLIRDKEVDCGGAPPRVLVLDDYFMTEVEKTEKDPDTGKRVKTKVLEYEYEPEMEDTYRSSMLKTFKKTLDDGFFPFIILDTINDRVKHFDQFWSAAKTKGFEVYLAEITADTQTCAKRNVHGRTQKDITRMANNWEPSPRHMVRLDVRSLLQDAAIEEVEMEDFNPDDEPQEQKREEEEESDMGYIPKSKWEMDTSEAKLDKLDGLGSGGKRKREDMADLEDYLQLPDDYATRLSQPGKKRVRWADLEEQKEADRKRAIGFVVGQTDWERITDESGQLAQRALNRTKYF, from the exons ATGTTTCCCTCCTGGGGAGGCTATGGGGCACCCCCGTCACAAAACTTTGGAGGGCCTGGGCCCCGGAAGCAACCTGGCGGCGGCCACGCAGGACCGACAACGGGTTTCGGCGGCTTCGAGGCCACCTCCTCCGGCGGCTCCATGTTCTCCAGCCTCCAAGAGCAACACCtccagcagatgcagcagctgcagatgCTGCACCAGAAACAGCTCCAGTCTGTGTTACAGCACGGCAGCAATGATAATGCGTACGGTGGTGGACACCCGGGCGGATATTCAGGACCATCTTGGCATCCAGACGGCGGTGCTGGACCGCCGCCGTACTATATGCAGGACGAGACACCTGCTCAGCTGAACAGAGGTCCCCCTGCACCTCCGGCGGGACACCCACAgcctcctcccctcccaccGCAACCACAGCCCAGCGATCCTCAGCCGCTTCCTCCCCCTCCAGAACCCCCGACATCCAAACCACCGGAGAACAACAGTGCTCCCAAAGCCAAAGAGGTCATCAAGAAAGATCCACCCACAGTAGAGGAAGACAACTCCTTACCTTTGCAG GAGCAACAACAACTTTGGTACAAACAACATCTTCAAAATCTGCAGAAGTTAAAACAAGAGAAGGCCAAACAGAATCAGAAAGACAGTGATGGTCCTGTGCCACCACCCCCTCAAAGCCAAGCTgtgcctcctctccctccatcagAACCGCCAAAAGGTGcacctcctccaccccctccGAAAGAGGAGCCCCCagcaccacctccacctcctgaggATACAAAG CCCGAGGTCCCACAAGACCCAGAGGAGGCTGCCCGCCTGCAGCAGTTGcaggctgcagcagcacagtggcAGAAGgtacagcagcagagagcaggcTTACAATACCAGGCTCTTATGCAACAGCACGAAAAGCTTCAGCAGATCCTGGAAAAGTACCAACAGCTGATTCAGCAACCTACAAACTTACAG TCAATGTCTCCTGAAATGCAGCTGAGGCACTATGAAATGCAACAGCAGCAATTCACCCCTTTATTTGGGGACTGGGATCGCTCCTTCGCCCTGTGGTACGAGCAGTTCCAGACCTATCCCCACAAAGACCAACTGCAGGACTATGAGCGCCAGTGGAAGCAGTGGCAGGAGCAGATGAACGCGACCAATGCCCACCTTCAAGAGAGGGTGGCCACCCTCACTGCCATGGTGCCATTCGCCTCAAGCCAGTATAGTAGCGGGATGATGGGACAGTTTGGCCAATACCCTGGACAAGACATGCATATGCAGCAGCAGTCAGCAAGCCTGGGTGTGCAGCATTCCCCAGTTGGTGTTGGTCCCAACGCTCAAGGTCCACGGTCTGCTGGCTTTGGGCCACATTCAGAACCACCTGCTGGTCCTCCTGTGAGAGGAGTGGGCCCTGCAGCCATGGGAGTCAGACCTCCTGTGCCCCCCACCATTCAGCCACCAAGCGTCAACAGCATCAGAGGTCCACG TCCTGCTGGTCCCACCGGAAACAATGCTGGTTTTGATGGTCCTCCAAGATTTGACCAGCCACAGCAGCGCTTTGATGCTCCCCCAAGGTTTGACCAGCCACAGCAGCGTTTTGATGCTCCCCCAAGGTTTGACCAACCACAGAACCGCTTTGAAGGTCCCCCAAGGTTTGATCAACCACAGCAGCGCTTTGATGGGCCCCCAAGATTTGATCAACCACAGCAGCGCTTTGATGGGCCCCCGAGGTTCAACCAACCACAGCAGCGCTTTGATGGCCCCCCTCGATTTGACCAACCAAGGCACCGCTTTGATGGTCCCCCCAGGTTTGACCAACCACGGCAGCGCTTTGATGGTCCCCCCAGATTTGACCAACCTCGATTTGGGGGGCAGCCCAGGTTTGAACAGCCCCAAAGGCTCCCTGTCCCCCAGCCCCTAACTGAACGCCCACCTGTGCCCcagcaaaaacaacagcaaGGTCCCCAACCTAAGGCACAACTTGCCCCTAAACCACCAGCCAGTATGGATTCTAAGACTCCTGGAAAGGCAGCGGGGCCGCCACagtctgaaaaagaaaaagtcaaatcAGAATCAGGTGGTAAGGCCAGTGCTGACGACTTGACAGATGACAACTTGCTTGGAGCTGAAGGCTTTTTTGTCCAAGATGACCCTATTCCTCAGACATTACAAACAAAACCTGAAGAATCAGATGACAAAAATGCTTCTATCAATACCGAAAAACCAAAACCTGGTACAGACAAGCCTCCTGTAACTGCTCCTTCTACTGTAGTATCAAAAAATACTGCTCCACAAAATTCCCACAAACCAGAGGGACcattaacaaacaacaaaccccAGTTGCTTCCAAAGCCTGCTGGAATCCAACAGGACCCACAAGATTCTGTCCATATGCAGTCAAGGCCAGATCCTACAAGGCCTCCTCCTGGAAGGGGACGAGGCCAGCCCCCAGTGCCTGTCCAAATGCCTGGACGAGGACGTGGGCAAAGGGGCTGTGAAGACTTTAGGGGGCCGAATACTATGCCACATGAGGAGGATATGGAAGAAATGTCTTATGACTACATGCCACCCGAGGAGAACTTGGAGatgcaggaagaggaggaagactaTCACTGGCATGATCCTTCATACGAGGAGTGCGGTGATGAGGAATCGGAGGTGCCCCCTGAAGAAATGTGGACATCAGATGGACATCACTACTCGACAGAGGAAGAGTATTATGAAGAACCAATCGGAGGACCTCCTATGGGGAGAGTAGGGCCCCCAATGATGAGAGGAGGGCCCCATATGGGAAGGGGAGGCCCACCTATGGGCAGAGGTGGTCCTCCTATGGGTAGAGGCGGACCCCCTATGGGTAGAGGCGGACCCCCTATGGGTAGAGGTGGGCCACCTATGGGTAGAGGAGGGCCACCTATGGGTAGAGGAGGGCCACCTATGGGTAGAGGGGGTCCACCAATGGGTAGAGGGGGACCTCCAATGGGAAGAGGGGGACCTCCAATGGGAAGAGGGGGACCCCCCATGGGTAGGGGAGGACCCCCAATGGGAAGAGGGGGACCCCCCATGGGTAGGGGAGGACCCCCAATGGGTCGAGGAGGACCACCTATGGGTAGAGGAGGACCACCTATGGGAAGAGGAGAGCCAGTGGAGATGCACTGGGAAGAACCTGAGTCAGCAGAATACTCAGAGGAAGGGGATCCTTACTGGGGAGAAGGGAGACCTCCAATGAGAGGCATGAGACCCCCATTTCCATCCGGCAGGGGTCGTCCTCCACCTGGACATCCTGGTTTCATGCACCCAGGAAGAGGACGCCCCCCTCACCCAGCACATGGGCCAATGGATCACGAGTCATTAGGTCATGGAATAGAAATGGATGATACTGAAATGGATCCAGAAGGGTACCATGGACATGACCCTCATAGCCATCCGATGCATCCTGATGCAGGAAGAGGCAGGCGTCGTGTACCACCGCCTCATGAAATGATGGATCCTATGGAGGAGCCATTGTACGATGAAGGCATGGAGAGAGAATTGGAGTGGCAGCCGCCACATGGCAGAGGCCGTCCTCTGCCTCCACATGAGATGATGGATTCCGGAGGAATGAGGAGGAGACCTATGGGTCGAGGGATGGCAAGAGGCATGTGGCGGCCAGGTCCAACACATGAGGAATATGAAGAAAGACATAGTGAGGGTTTTGTAGCGGACTATGGTCATGGAGAAGAGGGGTATCGCTGGCGGCCACCAAGGGACTATCCTCCTGATGACTTTCGGCATGAGGGCAAGTACTATGAGTCTGAATGGGACAGTGAGCGTCCTCCTCCTGAGAGGGACTATCCCCCTCGCATGCCACCACCTGAGCCCTACAGAGATGGCCATTGGCCAGAGGAAAGAGAACGAGGTCGCCCATATCCTTATGATGAACATGACAGGGAAAGAGGGGAACTTAGAATTTGTGAGTATAGGGATGAGCCACCGTACCGACAAGAAGAACCACCATACCCACCACCAGCACCGCCTTCAGAATGGGATAGGCCTTCAAGAATTCCTCTACCACCAGAGAGAGGGTATTCTGCTGACTATGAGGATCGCAGAGCTCACTATGATGAGCGTAAAGAAGAGCCTCCTTTGGATATACGGACACCTTTACCTCCCACTGTACCTGTCACAAACCCTCCAGAGAGCTCCGTTGATCCGACATCTCAAGGACCAAGTGGAAATGTACTTGCTCTGTCCCAGCGTCAGCATGAGATCATCTTGAAGGCTGCTCAAGAGTTGAAACTTATAAG GGAATTGCAGGAGGGGAAGACACCTGGTGCTGAACCTCAGTCTGCACCACCTGACATCCTGTCTGAGCTTCCTGCTGGTCTTCTTGGTTTGGAGATCCCACCAGACGTCAGGAATGTTTTGAAG GGAATCGGTACTACTGCTCAGACAGCTGTAACTGAACCTGTGTCCTGGGATCCTAAACCTGCTGCAACAGATTACCAGCCATCTCTCTCTGTATCCACAACTCCACTGATTCCAAAGACTGTGGATTATGGGCATGGGCACG AGCCCGGAGCCACCGTTGAGCGAATCTCTTATGGTGAGAGAATTATATTGAGGCCTGACCCTGTGACATCAGACAGGGGCTATGAGAAAG AACCTCTCAGAGATCCTTATGGCAGAGACCCTTATTACGAAAGACGATCGGACCCCTATTTGGACCGCCGGGAttacagcagagagagggaATTATACAGAGAGAAGCCACCTGAatatgaaagagaaagagaaagatatGAGAGGGAGCGCTATCCCCCACGAGACAGAGATGACAG CACACAGTCCATGGTTGAAGAAAG ATCTCCGCTGGTACCTTCTTCACGCTCAGGATACAGGGACCGAGAGCGGGAACTTCGGGAGAGGGACCGAAGTGGGAGTCGTGATCGTGACGAACATTATGGAAGGCCTGGCTATGACAGACCTCCATACGAGCGCAGCGGACTCGACCGTGGTGTGCCTGAGCGTTACGGCCATAGCTCCTCACCTTACA TAGACAGGAGAAGTTACCAAGACGACAGAGGGCCTCCCCCTGCACCTGCCCTTCCGCCTCCACCTCAGCCGCCTCCACGAGTCGAGAAGAAACCAGAAATCAAGAATATTGACGATATCCTCAAACCACCTGGCAGATCATCTCGACCTGAAAGG attGTCATCATCATGAGAGGCCTTCCAGGAAGTGGAAAAAGCCATGTTGCAAAGCTCATACGG GATAAGGAAGTTGATTGTGGCGGCGCACCTCCAAGAGTTCTTGTTTTGGACGACTATTTCATGACGGAGGTTGAGAAAACTGAGAAGGACCCAGACACGGGGAAAAGGGTCAAAACCAAG GTTCTTGAGTACGAGTACGAGCCGGAGATGGAGGACACGTACCGGAGCAGCATGCTGAAAACGTTCAAGAAAACTCTGGATGACGGCTTTTTCCCCTTCATCATTTTGGACACTATTAATGACAGGGTTAAACATTTTGATCAGTTCTGGAGTGCAGCTAAAACAAAAGGATTTGAG GTGTACCTCGCTGAAATCAccgcagacacacagacttgtGCGAAGAGAAACGTCCATGGGCGCACACAAAAGGATATAACGAGG ATGGCCAACAACTGGGAGCCTTCGCCACGTCATATGGTGCGCTTGGACGTCCGGTCGCTGCTTCAGGATGCTGCTATAGAGGAG GTTGAAATGGAGGACTTTAATCCCGATGACGAGCCCCAGgagcagaagagagaggaggaagaagagagtgATATG